In a genomic window of Scyliorhinus torazame isolate Kashiwa2021f chromosome 5, sScyTor2.1, whole genome shotgun sequence:
- the LOC140418605 gene encoding uncharacterized protein, whose translation MEKPWKCGDCGKGFNYPSLLEMHRRSHTGERPFTCSVCGKGFIQSSHLLTHQQVHIDERLFNQSDCDNSKSSEDLVKHQVVRTERQFSCSHCGKLFKRSQNLIEHERTHTGERPFTCSVCGKGFTRSSHLATHRLVHSDNRPFKCTECEKSYKTTSDLLIHQRVHNEERPFRCTVCGKGFTQLSGLQKHQRVHTGERSFTCSLCGKGFIYLTSLRSHQLVHSDKKPFKCSECEKSFKTTSVLLRHQRVHTGERPFTCSDCGKGFTRSSHLLTHQHTHTGERPFTFSECEKGFTRTAHLTQQQVDKCLQGLDSAVLAAVNHIQH comes from the coding sequence atggagaaaccgtggaaatgtggggattgtgggaagggattcaattacccatccctgctggaaatgcatcgacgcagtcatactggagagaggccattcacctgctctgtgtgtggtaagggattcattcagtcatcccacctgctgacacatcagcaagttcacattgaTGAGAGGCTGTTTAACCAGTCAGACTGTGATAACTCTAAAAGCTCCGAGGACCTGGTCAAGCACCAGGTTGTTCGCACTGAGAGacagttcagctgctctcactgtgggaagctaTTCAAACGATCACAGAATCTCATTGAACacgaacgcactcacactggggagagaccattcacctgctctgtgtgtgggaaaggattcacacgaTCATCCCACCTCGCTACTcacagactggttcacagtgataaCAGACCTTTCAAATGTACTGAATGCGAGAAGAGTTATAAAACCACAAGTgatctgctgatacaccagcgggttcacaacgaggagaggccgttcagatgtacagtgtgtgggaagggatttactcagttatctggcctccagaaacaccagcgagttcacactggggagaggtcattcacctgctccttatgtggaaagggattcatttatTTAACCAGCCTCcgatcacaccaacttgttcactcggataagaaacctttcaaatgttctgaatgtgagaagagctttaaaaccacaagtgttctgctgagacatcagcgagttcacactggggagaggccgttcacctgctctgactgtgggaagggattcacgcgctcatcccacctgctgacacatcagcacacgcacaccggggagagaccgttcaccttctctgagtgtgagaagggatttactcgCACAGCTCATCTGACACAGCAACAGGTTGATAAATGTCTGCagggtttggattctgctgttcttgctgctgttaatcacatccagcactga
- the LOC140422806 gene encoding BTB/POZ domain-containing protein 17-like, with product MVSGKGVEFVEGIEDIGFDLLNIYLKEFSAHSILDASQLVSAELHRQMMGVTGPLESLDQQTSFVNALCALFNKEDFSNIKLIVNKTLTLNAHKFILVVRSDVFRTLSIGRILKTRLSTSLRKRSACITSSISGEKYNVQELRESCQQLLLANVAALGSSNRAITWQRYAKLIGLTQLEEKCFRSIARNIGTIIKSPDWLLMEPHQLSALFQRSDLVEEDEVVLFQALVSWLSLHPAHTEEMLHHIRYPMLPPEKLYDLQARGSLPATISSYLLQESLLVYQVHLFPTDAISQHHDITTIPFTMRLYTSEGFSHAWDIKGYGMMGKQSIPSSLSSSNFKLKTQWYVTFSPKGQRTLIQRPKVNHPRSENVRQDDDFSTLSASVSKCDPAGKTHSHKLNILLYRCVNGVWFVNDMKTLEVPHSGNAQIKDLIPLSERENYISNDTLKLHLIGQTIWEKCQ from the exons atggtcagtgggaagggagtggagtttgtggaAGGGATTGAAGACATTGGCTTTGATCTTCTCAATATTTACTTGAAGGAATTTTCTGCTCATTCTATTCTGGATGCCAGTCAG TTAGTTAGTGCTGAACTTCACAGACAGATGATGGGTGTCACTGGGCCATTGGAGAGTCTCGATCAGCAGACCAGCTTCGTGAATGCCCTCTGTGCCCTGTTCAACAAGGAGGATTTCAGCAACATCAAACTGATTGTGAACAAAACGCTCACACTGAACGCCCACAAGTTCATCCTGGTTGTGCGCAGTGATGTCTTCAGGACCCTGAGCATTGGTCGGATATTAAAGACCAGACTGTCCACCTCACTGAGGAAGAGGAGTGCCTGTATCACTTCCAGCATTTCCGGAG AAAAGTACAACGTCCAGGAGCTGAGAGAAAGCTGCCAGCAGTTATTGTTGGCCAATGTGGCTGCCCTGGGCTCCTCCAACCGTGCCATCACATGGCAGAGATATGCCAAGCTGATTGGCCTGACCCAACTGGAAGAGAAATGCTTCCGGTCTATAGCCCGGAACATTGGCACCATCATAAAGTCCCCAGACTGGTTATTGATGGAACCCCACCAACTCTCTGCTCTCTTCCAAAGGTCTGACCTGGTTGAGGAAGATGAAGTGGTCCTTTTCCAAGCCCTGGTAAGTTGGCTGTCCCTGCATCCTGCccatactgaggaaatgctgcaccacATTCGCTACCCTATGTTGCCCCCAGAGAAACTGTATGATCTCCAAGCCAGAGGAAGCCTGCCCGCGACAATCTCCAGCTACCTGCTCCAGGAAAGTTTGCTGGTCTACCAAGTGCACCTTTTCCCCACAGATGCCATCAGCCAACACCATGATATTACCACCATCCCATTTACCATGAGGCTGTATACGTCAGAAGGTTTCAGCCACGCCTGGGACATCAAAGGATATGGCATGATGGGGAAACAATCTATTCCGTCATCATTATCGAGCAGCAATTTCAAACTGAAGACTCAATGGTATGTTACCTTTTCCCCAAAAGGTCAAAGGACGTTAATCCAGCGGCCAAAGGTCAATCACCCGCGTTCTGAGAATGTTCGGCAGGACGATGACTTTTCCACTCTCTCTGCCTCGGTGAGCAAATGTGACCCAGCTGGTAAGACACATTCTCACAAGCTGAACATTCTGCTTTACCGATGTGTCAATGGCGTGTGGTTTGTGAATGATATGAAGACACTCGAAGTTCCGCACTCGGGGAATGCCCAGATCAAAGATCTGATCCCCTTGTCGGAGCGGGAGAACTACATCAGCAATGACACATTGAAGCTGCACCTTATTGGACAAACCATCTGGGAGAAATGTCAGTAG
- the LOC140418603 gene encoding uncharacterized protein yields the protein MDAPNLLQPEYQSVLKMEEKSTIHSEEKPYTCSVCGRGFNRSSGLSKHKCRHDGEKPWKCEDCGKGFNYPSELEIHQRGHTGERPFTCSDCGRGFTKSSILLTHQRTHSGEKPFTCSDCGKRFTQSSTLQKHQRIHTGEKPFTCSVCGMGFSQSSTLLTHQRIHTREKPFTCSECGKRFSHQSTLLTHQQVHTRQRPFICFECGKGFINSSHLMVHQRVHTDERPFKCLDCRKCFKTSQELVSHQQVHTDEKPFRCSHCGTGFRRSSHLTVHQRTHTGERPFICYKCGKRFTQSSALLRHQRVHTGERLFICSDCGKRFIQSSNLLTHQQVHTGERQFTCSSCWK from the coding sequence ATGGACGCGCCCAATCTATTGCAACCTGAATATCAAAGTGTTTTGAAGATGGAAGAAAaaagcaccattcacagtgaggagaaaccgtacacgtgttctgtgtgtggacgagggttCAATCGATCATCTGGCCTTTCAAAACATAAATGTAGGCATGATGGGGAGaagccgtggaaatgtgaggactgtgggaaaggattcaattacccatcagagctggaaattcatcagcgtggtcacaccggggagaggccattcacctgctcggactgtgggaggggatttactaagtcatccatcctgctgacacaccagcgcacacacagtggggagaagccattcacctgctctgactgtgggaagagatttactcagtcatccaccctgcagaaacatcagcgaatacacactggggagaaaccattcacctgttctgtgtgtgggatgggattcagtcagtcatccaccctgctgacacaccagcgaatacacaccagggagaagccatttacctgctctgagtgtgggaagagattctctcACCAatccaccctgctgacacaccagcaggttcacactagacagagaccgttcatctgcttcgagtgtgggaagggattcattaattcatcacaCCTGATGGTACACCAAAGAGTTCATActgacgagagaccttttaaatgtctggACTGCAGGAAGTGTTTTAAAACCTCGCAGGAACTGGTCTCCCATCAAcaggttcacactgatgagaaaccgttcaggtgctctcactgcgggactgggttcagacgatcgtctcatctcactgtacaccagcgcactcacactggggagaggccattcatctgctacaagtgtggaaagagattcactcagtcatccgctctgctaagacaccagcgagttcacactggggagaggctgttcatctgctctgattgtgggaagagattcattcagtcatccaacctgctgacacaccaacaagttcacaccggggagagacagtTTACCTGTTCCTCGTGttggaagtga
- the LOC140418595 gene encoding uncharacterized protein has product MEKQWQCGDCGMGFNYPSELETHQRIHTGERPFTCSVCGKGFTRSSYLLTHQLVHTDQRPFKCADCGKSFKRRKDLLTHQRTHTGERPFTCSVCGKGFTLSSHLLTHQLVHTDQRPFKCADCEKSFKSRKDLLLHQRTHTGERPFTCLECGKRFNASSNLRAHHQVHSEQRPFKCADCEKSFKSRKDLLTHQRHHTGEKPFTCSVCGKGFTQSSFLLRHQLVHTDQRPFKCADCEKSYKSKMNLLTHQHTHTGERPFTCSVCGKGFTRSSFLLRHQLVHTDQRPFKCADCEKSFKSKKELLRHQRTHTGERPFTCSVCGMGFTQSSDLLRHQLVHTDQRHFKCADCEKRFKSKMNLLIHQRTHTGERPFTCSVCGKGFICSSQLQQHQRVHTGQRPYTCPVCDKKFTQLSHLMTHRLVHTDQKPFKCSDCEKRFKSEQNLQKHQRVHTNRIIEFTVQKEGIRPIECTSPRKEHLT; this is encoded by the coding sequence atggagaaacagtggcaatgtggggactgtgggatgggattcaattacccatctgaattggaaactcatcaacgtattcacactggggaaaggccattcacctgctccgtgtgtgggaagggattcactcggtcatcatacctcctgacacaccaacttgttcatactgatcagagaccatttaaatgtgctgactgtggaaagagctttaaacgcagaaaggatttactgacacaccaacgcactcacactggggagaggccattcacctgctctgtgtgtgggaagggattcactctgtcatcccacctcctgacacaccaacttgttcatacggatcagagaccatttaaatgtgctgactgtgagaagagctttaaaagcagaaaggatttactgttacatcaacgcactcacactggggagaggccattcacctgtttggaatgtgggaagcGATTTAATGCTTCGTCAAACCTCCGGGCTCACCATCAGGTCCACTCTGAGCAGAGACCGttcaaatgtgctgactgtgaaaagagctttaaaagcagaaaggatttactgacacatcaacgccatcacactggagagaagccattcacctgctccgtgtgtgggaagggattcactcagtcatcattcctcctgagacaccaacttgttcatactgatcagagaccttttaaatgtgctgactgtgagaagagttataaaagtaaaatgaatttactgacacaccaacacactcacactggggagaggccattcacctgctccgtgtgtgggaagggatttactcggtcatcattcctcctgagacaccaacttgttcatactgatcagagaccgtttaaatgtgctgactgtgagaagagctttaaaagtaaaaaggaattactgagacaccaacgcactcacactggggagaggccattcacctgctccgtgtgtgggatgggattcactcagtcatcagacctcctgagacaccaacttgttcatactgatcagagacattttaaatgtgctgactgtgagaagagatttaaaagtaaaatgaatttactgatacatcaacgcactcacactggggagaggccattcacctgctccgtgtgtgggaagggattcatttgttCATCCCAGCTTcagcaacaccagcgagttcacactgggcagagaccgtacacttgccccgtgtgtgacaagaaatttactcagttatcccacctgatgACACACCGACTTGTTCACACTgaccagaaaccttttaaatgttctgactgtgaaaaaAGATTTAAAAGTGAACAGAATcttcagaaacaccagcgagttcacacaaacagaatcatagaatttacagtgcagaaggagggcattcggcccatcgagtgcaccagccctaggaaagagcaccttacttaa